The genomic window TGTTCATTGTATCACGGAAAAAGTTGATTTCCGTACTGCTCATACCTAATTGTTCATAATGTTCTTCTTTGGACTTGGTCATATTTGGCAAACTTTCTTCAGAAGCTTTTGTTTTTCTTCGACCAGTAAACAAAGTAATCAGAATCGCTATGATAAGAACGCCGACAATCAAATCAGTGTTGATAAATGTGTAACTGTCAATTATCGCTGCTAGAATTATATAAGCTACTATCTGGATAATTTTTCTTGTTTTCATGTGAATACCCTCCATTTTCTAATCAAAAGATTTCTCCCTTGCTACATAAATCATTTTAACACACTCCCGATTAGAAAAAATATCCGTCCTAGGGTTGATTTTGATATTTACAAAAAATATAAGAAACGTAGAAAAAAGTTTATTTTTACCGAGAGTATGGTATTTTTAAACAAGTGAAATTGGTAAATAGAGTAAAGATTTGGTTGAGAATTATAAGGATATTTAAATGATTTAGATTGAAAATCATTATAAAAATGCGAAAACTCAAAAAGTAAGGTATGATATTATTGGAAAGCATGGTGATGATAGTTGAAATATGAAGATTTTGAAGAAAAAACTCTTTCAAGAAAAGAGATATTTAAAGGGAAAATCATTGATGTTGTGGTAGATGATGTGCGTTTGCCAGATGGAGCTATCGCCAAGCGTGAATTGGTTTTTCATCCAGGGGCCGTAGCTATTATTCCAATTACCGAAGACAATAGATTGGTAATGGTCAAGCAATTTCGTAAGCCTTTAGAGAAAGTGACTCTTGAGATTCCAGCTGGAAAAATCGATCCGGGAGAACAGGATGTTCCAATCGAGACTGCACGTCGTGAGTTGGAGGAAGAGACTGGTTATCAAGCACAAACACTTGAGCCTGTGACGAGTATGTATGTATCGCCTGGTTTTGCCAATGAGCTGCTGCACGTGTTTTATGGAGAGAAGTTGACGAAGGTTGAAAATCCGCTCCCTCAGGATGAGGACGAAGTGCTGGAATTATATGAATTGACATTGGAAGAGGCAAAGCAGGAGATCAAGAACGGCCTTATCTGTGATGCGAAGACAGTCTTTGCTGTCCAATACTGGGAGCTTATGCAGCTCAAAAGAAAGCAAGAGGAGGTACAGAGATGAGCAAAGGTCCGTTAGTTACTCGGACAGAATTGCGTAAGCGTAAAGAAGCTGCTGATATGGAACGCGAGCAGCAGGAGATTGCAGCGCAGGAATACGATGAGAAAGAAAGAGAAATTTCTGATTTCTATAGAAAGAAACGAGAGAGTGGACAGGAATCATCAAAAACGCGATCAGGCGAGCAAAACAAAATTAGAGAGCGTAGCAGCAAGTTGACAAAAGCGATTATTATTGTGGCAATCCTTTTGATTATTGTTATGCTGATCGTATTTAATATATAGAAAAGAGGAACAGAAATGAAAATAGGAATTATTGGTGCCATGGACCAAGAAATCGAAGTGTTGAAAGAAACGATGACCGATAAAAAATCATGGGAGCGTGCAGGGGCAGTCTTTATCTCCGGCTCATTAGGAAACCATGAAGTGATCGTTGTTCGTTCCGGCATCGGTAAAGTGCTGTCCGCTGTAACTACGGTACTTTTGATTCATCAATATGGGGTCAACATGGTCATCAACACGGGTTCTGCTGGAGGTATTGGTACAGGATTGGCAGTTGGAGATATCGTGATTGCGGACAAGCTGGCCTATTTCGATGTAGATGTTACCGGTTTTGGGTATGAAAAGGGACAACTACCAGGAATGCCGCTTTATTATGAGTGTAGCACGTATTTGAAAGCAGAAATGAAGAAAGCTGTGGAGAAAATTGGGCTACCTGTTCAGCATGGATTGATTGTTACAGGAGATTCATTTATCGATGGGAAAGAAAAAACGGCAAGTATTTTGGCCGATTTTCCAGAGGCTCTGGCGTGTGAGATGGAGGGCGCTTCTATTGCACAAGCTGCAGCGCAATTCAATATTCCATTCCTTGTTGTTCGAGCTATCAGCGATACTGCTGACCATGCGGCTACTCAGTCATTTGACGAGTTTATTGAAGAGGCCGGAAAGAAATCTGCAGAAATGGTCATTCAATTTGTAAAACACTTAGTTTAAGTCAGAGTAAAATGAAGGCGACTGGTAGGCTGTGATTGCCTCGGTCGCTTTTACACTACTATTTTAGGAGGAGTATACATGAAAGCATTGATTTCTATCGACTACACGAACGATTTTGTTGCGACAAATGGAACACTGACAACTGGAGAGCCGGGGCAGAGGATCGAAAAGGAATTGGTTCGATTGACAAAAGCGTTTACTGATCAGAATGATTTTGTGGTCTATGCGATCGATCGACATGATGAAAATGATACATATCATCCGGAAAGCAAGCTGTTTCCACCGCATAATATTGCTGGAACGCTTGGAAGAGAATTGTATGGCTCTTTAGCTGAGCTATATGAGGAAACAAAAAATCAGGAAAATGTGTACTGGATCGATAAGCGCCATTATTCTGCATTTAGTGGTACAGATTTAGATATTCGCTTAAGAGAACGTGGCGTTACCGAGGTTCATTTGACAGGTGTCTGTACCGATATTTGCGTCTTGCATACAGCTGTTGATGCGTATAACTTAGGCTATAAAATCGTCATTCATCAGTCAGCGGTTGCCAGCTTTGATGCTGTTGGACATGAATGGGCGCTGCGTCACTTTGTGAATACGTTAGGTGCTGAGGTTACTGAATAGAACAAAAAAGCAGCTAAATTCTGGGGACAATTCAACTCCCTCAGAGATTTAGCTGCTTTAGTTATTTAAAAAAAGAAGATACCTGTGAATAAATCTTGTTAGATAATCTATTACAGGAAGACGAATGTTCTTCTATGTTATAGGCAAAAATAATAGCTTTTCAGTTGTTTAGCAAGATGTACTCAACGAAGCACTACATCTCAGTGGATGAATCTGGTTGTTTTTCTAAGCGAATATATCCTTGCTCATCCTCCGGCTCAGCGATGTTCTTGATAGTAAAGCCGAATTTCTCATAAAATGCTACGGCAGTTCTAGAGGAAGGGACTTCAATTCTTTTGGCTCCAGTATAAAAAGAGTCTTGCTCAAGGGTTCTCATGAGCTGTTGTCCAATCCCTTTTCGTTGATAGTCGGGAAGAACAAAAAAACATAGGATGATATATTCGGTCGAAGAACCATAGTAGGGACAAATCGTGGCTGTTCCGACAATCCTATCGCCGATTTCGGCGGTATACATATGCGCGTGTTTCGATTGTTCGATCAGTATATCGGGGGTATATTGGTCAGCAAGAGCGGTCATCTGTGGCAACGGATAGTCTATACTGTTGATTTCCAAGAAGTTTCGTCTTATTATTTTGGAGATAGCTAGGCTGTCACTTTCCTCAAAGGCTCGAATAGTACAAGCTGTTTTAGCCGTTTCTAAATAACGTTCTTTTCTTTTTCTAGGTAACTTTTTGAATTGATACTCCGCTTTTGTTGCTTCTGGTCTTGTTGAAAAAGCTTCCAGATGGATCATGAGAACCGGACGACGGGAAGCAGGTCGCGTGTATTTTGCGCCAGTACCAGAATTGTGTTCCTTGATCCTACGTGTCGGATCAGTCGTATACCCCCCATAAAAGCTGCCATCATGACAACGCAAAACATAAAAATAATGTTTACTCTCCATATAACATAGCCGCCATTTCTGCTTGATAGTTCCCATCTTTATCTTGAATGAAAAATGGAGGAAGCACGCGGAAGCCATCTTTCTTTCCGCGCAGAATCCCTTCGACTAGGACAATGTTTGCTTCTCTATCTGGTTTAGGGTAAACAAACTGAACGCGTTTTGGCGCAATATTAGCTAGCTGCATCTCAGTAATGATGTCTAGAAAGCGATCGGGACGATGAACCATAGCTAGCCGTCCATTTGTTTTAAGCAGCTTAGCAGATACAGTGATCACCTCTTTTAGCGAGGTATGAATCTCATGTCTAGCGGCTGCAAGATAGGGATTAGGGTTCTTTTTACTACTTGGCAGCTCCTTGAAATAGGGCGGGTTGCACAACAGTAGATCTACGGAGTCAGGTTTGATAACAGAAGCTGATTCCTTCAAGTCAAGGGGGATCATTTCCATTTGCTCTTCTAGCTTGTTTAATTGGATGCTTCTTTTTCCCATATCAGCTAGCCGTGGCTGAAGCTCGATTTGTTTGATTTGGGCAGTCGTTTTTCTGCTGACAAATAGTCCGACAGCACCATTGCCGGCACAAAGATCGACAATCAATCCTCTTTTAGGAATACTGGGGAAATTTGCGAGCAGTACAGCATCCATTGAAAATGAAAAAACTTCGCTACTTTGTATAATCTGAATATCGTCTGCATACAGCTGATCAATACGTTCGTCGCTATGAAGCACAATGAGTCCTCCTTTATGAGTAAAATGAGTGAGCTGGTTATCAATCGTTCAAAAGTCGAAGAATGATAGCCGACATAATTGTTTGTTGGTTTTGAAGAATTTCTTTCTAAGTATACTATCTGGTTTTCGTCTCTTTGAATCAAAGTATATTCATCATACAAGTTGTTTTCTAGTAGTGCAAGATGGAAATTGTTTTATGAAAACAAACAAAGAATATTTTCACAAAAAAATATCTATGGTATGATGATGAAAGACAAAAAATAAAAAAAGATTTGTGACTGTATAAATCCTGTAGAAGTTTTTCTTGTACGAGCTATTTTCTTGTGCTCAAAATTAGAAACAATGGAATAAAGAGATGCGCACTTCGGTAGTAGTATTTATACATATAGATCATGCGAAATAATTCAGAGTTACGATGACCGTAACCATGAGAAGAGGGAGAAAAGCGATGTTTTTTACATTTATGCGGGGTGTTGTCCGTGTGGTGCTATTCATTATTAATGGAAGGATGCGCCTTGTGGGCAAGGATCGATTGCCAACTGACCAAAATTATGTACTGGTCGCACCTCATAGAACTTGGTGGGAGCCGTTGCATCTAGCTGTAGCAGCCTCACCGAAGAAATTTAGCTTTATGGCAAAAAAAGAATTGTTCAAAAACCCAATATTGAGCTTCATTTTGAAACATGCCAATGCCTTTCCGGTAGATAGAGAAAAACCCGGGCCAAGTGCGATAAAGACACCTGTTAAAACGCTGAAAGATACTAAATTAAGCTTAGTTATGTTCCCAAGCGGCACAAGACATTCTTCTGATTTAAAAGGTGGCGTGGCCGTGATTGCCAAGTTGGCAAAGGTTCCAATTGTTCCTTCTGTTTATCAAGGGCCACTAACATTTAAAGATTTATTGAAGCGTAAAAAAGTAACAGTAGCCTTTGGTGAACCAATCGACATCAGCGATATCAAAAAGATGGATAAAGAGGGCATTGCCGAAGTGGAGCGAAGAATGAATGAAGCCTTTGCAGCATTGGATACAGAAGTGGATCCTACATTTGCTTATGAAGCAAAATGATTCGCTGAGAATGAGGTGAGTATATGACTGAAGCAGAGTTTTTACGGTTAAGCATAGCTACGGTTGTAAAAGCAACTCGTGAAGAGGGGTATTGGGTTGTTGAGAATCTTGACCAGTTTGGTGGAGGCTCGAATGTTCACGGTATCCGGCTACTTAATTCTGATCAGCCTAAGTACGGTAGAATAACGCCTACTAATTATCATATTTGGCAAATTGTCGGTAAATTAAACTAACTGATAGTATCAGCTCTATCAGCTGATAAACCTGATTTTTTTCTAATGTTATGAAAAGTGCAGCACCCTAATTTTGAGGGAAGCTGTACTTTTTTGCTGAATAGTCAGATTCTGCATCATTGTCTTTCTCCATTCCTTCGTAAATTTGTTATAATGGAAAGAAGGTCATTTTTTAGAAGAAAAGGTTTAACTAATCAAAGTGGTAAAGAAATGAATGGTTAGAAAAGGAGCTTACTCATTTCAATGCTCAAGTGTTAATGAAAAAGCTATGACTAGGGACAAGGAGTGAAACAATGCGTTTTTTACATACAGCTGACTGGCATATCGGGAAAAAGCTTCATGGCTACAGCTTATTAGAGGATCAATTGCA from Enterococcus sp. 9E7_DIV0242 includes these protein-coding regions:
- a CDS encoding GNAT family N-acetyltransferase is translated as MTALADQYTPDILIEQSKHAHMYTAEIGDRIVGTATICPYYGSSTEYIILCFFVLPDYQRKGIGQQLMRTLEQDSFYTGAKRIEVPSSRTAVAFYEKFGFTIKNIAEPEDEQGYIRLEKQPDSSTEM
- a CDS encoding tRNA1(Val) (adenine(37)-N6)-methyltransferase; translated protein: MLHSDERIDQLYADDIQIIQSSEVFSFSMDAVLLANFPSIPKRGLIVDLCAGNGAVGLFVSRKTTAQIKQIELQPRLADMGKRSIQLNKLEEQMEMIPLDLKESASVIKPDSVDLLLCNPPYFKELPSSKKNPNPYLAAARHEIHTSLKEVITVSAKLLKTNGRLAMVHRPDRFLDIITEMQLANIAPKRVQFVYPKPDREANIVLVEGILRGKKDGFRVLPPFFIQDKDGNYQAEMAAMLYGE
- a CDS encoding NUDIX hydrolase, translated to MKYEDFEEKTLSRKEIFKGKIIDVVVDDVRLPDGAIAKRELVFHPGAVAIIPITEDNRLVMVKQFRKPLEKVTLEIPAGKIDPGEQDVPIETARRELEEETGYQAQTLEPVTSMYVSPGFANELLHVFYGEKLTKVENPLPQDEDEVLELYELTLEEAKQEIKNGLICDAKTVFAVQYWELMQLKRKQEEVQR
- a CDS encoding cysteine hydrolase family protein, with amino-acid sequence MKALISIDYTNDFVATNGTLTTGEPGQRIEKELVRLTKAFTDQNDFVVYAIDRHDENDTYHPESKLFPPHNIAGTLGRELYGSLAELYEETKNQENVYWIDKRHYSAFSGTDLDIRLRERGVTEVHLTGVCTDICVLHTAVDAYNLGYKIVIHQSAVASFDAVGHEWALRHFVNTLGAEVTE
- a CDS encoding lysophospholipid acyltransferase family protein, which translates into the protein MFFTFMRGVVRVVLFIINGRMRLVGKDRLPTDQNYVLVAPHRTWWEPLHLAVAASPKKFSFMAKKELFKNPILSFILKHANAFPVDREKPGPSAIKTPVKTLKDTKLSLVMFPSGTRHSSDLKGGVAVIAKLAKVPIVPSVYQGPLTFKDLLKRKKVTVAFGEPIDISDIKKMDKEGIAEVERRMNEAFAALDTEVDPTFAYEAK
- the macP gene encoding cell wall synthase accessory phosphoprotein MacP, translated to MSKGPLVTRTELRKRKEAADMEREQQEIAAQEYDEKEREISDFYRKKRESGQESSKTRSGEQNKIRERSSKLTKAIIIVAILLIIVMLIVFNI
- a CDS encoding 5'-methylthioadenosine/adenosylhomocysteine nucleosidase, giving the protein MKIGIIGAMDQEIEVLKETMTDKKSWERAGAVFISGSLGNHEVIVVRSGIGKVLSAVTTVLLIHQYGVNMVINTGSAGGIGTGLAVGDIVIADKLAYFDVDVTGFGYEKGQLPGMPLYYECSTYLKAEMKKAVEKIGLPVQHGLIVTGDSFIDGKEKTASILADFPEALACEMEGASIAQAAAQFNIPFLVVRAISDTADHAATQSFDEFIEEAGKKSAEMVIQFVKHLV